A portion of the Psilocybe cubensis strain MGC-MH-2018 chromosome 10, whole genome shotgun sequence genome contains these proteins:
- a CDS encoding Pre-mRNA-splicing factor srp1, with amino-acid sequence MPRILFVSGFHPTTRARDLAYEFERYGPLVRCDVPAPRNPHATHNPYAFVEFKSNRDAEDAYYDMHGRYFEGSRLSIQWAKNPPSSVWRYERRSPPPSHRSGRDRSRSPRRRDDRDRDRDRLDDRDRDRDRRRRSRSPPPHLDRDRRRSPSPDRRRDARDRDRGDRDRGDRDRERERPKTPPAEEPVKKDEDRERERDRQDRGDNDQVRTPPYDH; translated from the exons ATGCCCAGAATCCTGTTCGTCAGCGGCTTTCACCCAACCACCCGTGCCAGGGACCTAGCGTACGAGTTCGAAAG ATACGGTCCACTCGTTCGCTGCGACGTTCCAGCACCACGCAACCCCCACGCCACCCACAACCC TTATGCATTTGTGGAATTCAAGAGCAATCGCGATGCTGAGGATGCATATTATGACAT GCATGGCAGATACTTTGAAGGTTCCCGCTTGAGCATCCAG TGGGCCAAAAACCCACCTTCTTCCGTATGGCGATATGAGAGGCGTAGCCCCCCTCCTTCTCACCGCTCCGGTCGCGATCGCTCTCGCAGCCCTCGCCGCCGAGATGATCGTGACAGGGACCGTGACAGGCTGGACGACCGGGATAGAGACAGGGACAGGCGCAGGAGGTCCAGATCTCCGCCTCCTCATCTCGACCGTGACCGTCGCAGGTCGCCATCGCCTGACAGAAGAAGGGATGCCAGGGATAGAGATAGGGGCGACAGGGACAGGGGTGATAGGGatagagagagggagaggccGAAGACACCGCCTGCAGAGGAACCTGTTAAGAAGGATGAGGACAGGGAGAGGGAGCGAGACAGGCAAGATAGGGGCGATAATGACCAGGTCCGCACCCCGCCTTATGATCACTAA
- a CDS encoding Cytochrome P450 monooxygenase 98, with the protein MVIKSKESSSASPSLNMIQTVIVALALLAGLWFIRNKRAPSTPYSHLPLPPGPKRLPVIGNLLNMPAAAHDYHEWSKQYKSDIIYLDVPGSKMVVLDTYDAAFELLERRSAKYSSRARLTMVNELMGWDFALGFMEYGKAWRDRRRLMHNSFHPEAAKQFRPQLLKETRKMLERFLDTPNGDVMGNIRHMTRNIILQITYGLEVQPEGDPFIEVAERAIEGSLVASIPGNFLVNSFPFLKHVPDWFPGASFHKKAREWKGYGLKMIESPFSATKRNMAAGESPQCFVSTNLEKMETHDAAHERDIKLTAGSMYSGAQTLSAIGSCILGFLQKPEVLKKAQAEVDKMVKPGHLPDFEDIDSLPYITAITMEVLRWRVVGPIGVPHLLTEEDEYKGYRIPAGTTVIANQWAMLHDESVYPNPSDFNPDRFMLDGKVNPAVRDPSHACWGFGRRICPGRYMAFSSVWIAIASLVAVFDISNAVDDEGNVIEPTHEYTPNLIRVPVPYKCSITPRSPQSDRLIRASVHEELANA; encoded by the exons ATGGTCATTAAGTCAAAGGAATCCTCATCAGCATCACCTTCACTCAACATGATTCAAACAGTTATTGTAGCTTTAGCATTATTGGCAGGCTTGTGGTTTATTCGCAACAAGCGAGCTCCGTCTACCCCCTATTCACATCTGCCTCTTCCACCTGGTCCGAAAAGACTGCCGGTCATAGGAAATCTCCTCAATATGCCTGCCGCTGCTCATGACTATCACGAGTGGTCGAAACAATACA AAAGCGATATAATTTATTTGGACGTCCCAGGATCGAAGATGGTTGTGTTGGACACCTACGACGCCGCCTTTGAGCTTCTGGAAAGGCGTTCTGCCAAATATTCTAGTAGAGCCCGGTTGACTATGGTTAACGAGCTGATGGGATGGGACTTTGCGTTGGGCTTCATGGAATATG GTAAAGCATG GCGTGATCGCCGAAGGCTGATGCATAACAGCTTCCATCCAGAGGCTGCCAAACAATTTCGGCCTCAACTCCTGAAAGAAACACGGAAAATGCTTGAACGATTCCTAGATACACCGAACGGCGATGTGATGGGGAATATACGCCA CATGACACGGAACATAATACTACAAATAACTTATGGACTGGAAGTGCAGCCTGAAGGCGACCCGTTTATCGAAGTCGCAGAACGTGCGATCGAAGGGTCACTAGTTGCCTCTATTCCGGGAAATTTCTTGGTCAACTCTTTCCCATTCCTGAAGCACGTTCCGGATTGGTTCCCTGGCGCTAGCTTCCACAAGAAGGCACGGGAGTGGAAAGGCTATGGCCTGAAGATGATCGAATCTCCCTTTTCAGCAACGAAACGTAACATG GCTGCAGGAGAATCGCCTCAATGCTTCGTTTCAACGAACTTGGAGAAAATGGAGACGCATGACGCAGCACACGAAAGAGACATAAAGTTAACAGCTGGTAGCATGTACTCTG GCGCCCAGACTTTGTCCGCAATAGGCTCGTGCATCCTTGGGTTCCTCCAGAAACCGGAGGTGCTCAAGAAAGCTCAAGCAGAGGTTGACAAAATGGTCAAACCAGGGCATCTACCTGACTTCGAAGATATCGATTCGCTTCCTTACATTACCGCTATTACGATGGAGGTATTGCGTTGGCGAGTTGTTGGACCTATTG GCGTTCCTCACCTGCTTACAGAGGAGGACGAATATAAAGGATACAGAATTCCTGCTGGAACAACAGTAATAGCTAACCAATG GGCCATGCTTCACGACGAAAGCGTGTATCCAAACCCTTCAGATTTCAACCCTGATAGGTTCATGTTAGACGGGAAAGTAAACCCTGCTGTACGTGACCCTTCGCATGCTTGCTGGGGATTTGGAAGGCG TATATGCCCTGGCAGATACATGGCATTTTCTTCCGTATGGATAGCCATAGCATCGTTGGTCGCCGTTTTCGATATTTCGAATGCAGTTGATGACGAAGGAAATGTCATTGAGCCCACCCACGAATACACACCTAATCTCATAAG GGTCCCTGTGCCATATAAATGTTCAATCACTCCACGGTCTCCACAATCCGATAGGTTGATCCGCGCCTCCGTTCATGAAGAACTAGCAAATGCTTAA
- a CDS encoding putative RING finger protein C32F12.07c, translated as MSTQVPTVNDLRGATLKVKLCYICREEENADSPQDPNTAPRAWTHPCSCTLIAHEQCLLKWIQSSQSNASRAPNALKCPQCGTQYEMESDRPFVLKFLSVGNKVLQKCGRWFTVFGAAAAVGLVGTTVYVCLTGYGAWALEKFLGKELFDLILTDDPTNWPWSAYINLPLLPISLILSRFQTNSTSLVIPLLLFWPPTSPVTGERSRRLQEYWSNPQNSSLITSGFNSGGLLGTKHHWPPPPILFGLVGLPFVRAMYQNCYAWAYSKLLGTHLPAPRRPPRGGLRFNEGPFVIRIRANLDGVEGGNGDDGQGEGGGEDGQPPPVAAPGAADQNAGVVEPNPDPNAAAVEAAEQLIEINASSLGRRIGGALIIPVIANSMGQLLLSLSKHSKVLRLLLGIRQHQKQAGSSGMFGLPPWERVVSSWVRGGNKDGSDKPWAQLNMFQQARLSVRLFMALLTSSSTSWVDNDPVWWRNGVGFGLFVVVKDCIQLLHLWLAKRELETRRVKDRDFKGVDIRELDLLPSFFQRAT; from the exons ATGAGCACCCAAGTACCCACAGTCAATGATCTACGG GGCGCTACTCtaaaggtcaaactttgcTATATCTGTCGGGAGGAAGAGAACGCTGATTCTC CCCAAGACCCGAACACTGCACCTCGTGCATGGACACATCCCTGCAGCTGCACCCTCATCGCACACGAACAATGTCTGCTCAAATGGATACAATCATCGCAAAGTAATGCGTCACGAGCCCCGAATGCTTTGAAATGTCCACAGTGTGGCACGCAGTACGAGATGGAGAGCGACAGGCCATTTGTGCTCAAATTTTTATCTGTTGGAAATAAAGTACTGCAGAAATGCGGGCGGTGGTTTACAGTGTTcggagctgctgctgccgtgGGATTGGTTGGTACCA CTGTGTATGTTTGTCTCACTGGCTATGGAGCCTGGGCATTGGAAAAGTTCCTAGGGAAAGA ATTATTTGACCTTATTCTAACAGACGACCCTACCAATTGGCCGTGGTCAGCGTACATCaacctccctcttctccctATAAGCCTCATACTATCCCGCTTCCAAACCAATTCTACATCTCTCGTCATCCCCCTACTCCTCTTTTGGCCCCCGACGTCGCCTGTCACTGGCGAAAGGAGCAGACGATTACAGGAATACTGGTCTAATCCCCAGAATTCGTCACTAATTACCTCCGGTTTTAATTCCGGGGGCCTACTGGGTACAAAACACCACTGGCCTCCTCCGCCTATCCTCTTTGGCCTAGTAGGCCTGCCTTTCGTGCGCGCGATGTACCAGAACTGCTATGCCTGGGCGTATTCGAAGTTGTTGGGGACGCATCTGCCAGCTCCACGAAGACCTCCCAGAGGCGGACTGAGGTTCAACGAGGGTCCATTTGTGATCAGGATCCGTGCCAACCTTGACGGGGTCGAAGGAGGCAATGGCGATGACGGCCAGGGAGAAGGTGGGGGCGAGGATGGTCAACCACCCCCTGTGGCTGCACCAGGCGCTGCTGACCAGAACGCTGGCGTGGTGGAACCGAACCCGGACCCCAATGCAGCCGCGGTGGAGGCTGCGGAACAGCTCATCGAAATCAACGCGTCTTCTCTCGGACGACGGATTGGCGGTGCACTGATCATTCCTGTCATCGCTAATTCAATGGGCCAGCTTCTTTTATCGTTGTCAAAACATTCGAAAGTGCTGAGACTCTTGTTGGGGATTCGTCAGCATCAGAAACAGGCAGGTAGTTCAGGAATGTTTGGATTGCCACCTTGGGAGCGGGTGGTGTCGTCGTGGGTGCGGGGAGGAAATAAGGATGGGTCAGATAAACCGTGGGCTCAGCTGAATATGTTCCAGCAGGCTAGGCTGAGTGTTAGGTTGTTTATGGCGTTGTTAACCAGCTCTTCGACCAGCTGGGTAGATAATGATCCTGTTTG GTGGCGCAACGGTGTTGGATTTGGTTTGTTTGTGGTG GTGAAGGATTGCATTCAACT
- a CDS encoding 28 kDa heat- and acid-stable phosphoprotein → MVRGTGKFKQKRGGGRSFSKDMAFDNGDRLKHRGGEGIEEESSEEGSSEEEEEEEEEEEEESSEEEKPTQELTRAERREMKKKEAAAKQKKKEEGEEDDDEDLINPNHVQKKLNISDLNEPRQLSRREREQKEKADAKERYWKMHLAGKTDEAKSDLSRLAKIRAEREAAQAKRKAEAEAKAREAEAKKQAQLSKRST, encoded by the exons ATGGTTCGCGGAACAG GTAAATTTAAGCAGAAGCGAGGCGGAGGACGCAGTTTCAG CAAAGATATGGCCTTTGATAACGGTGACCGCTTAAAGCACCGCGG AGGCGAAGGTATCGAGGAGGAATCATCAGAGGAGGGGTCCtctgaagaggaggaggaggaagaagaagaagaagaagaggagtcatcggaggaagagaaaccAACGCAAGAGCTCACGCGCGCCGAACGCCgtgaaatgaagaagaaagaggctgccgcgaagcagaagaagaaagaggagggcgaagaggatgatgatgaggatttGATCAACCCGAACCATGTTCAGAAGAAACTCAACATATCGGATTTGAACGAGCCAAGGCAACTCTCCAGACGTGAAAG AGAACAGAAGGAAAAGGCTGATGCTAAAGAACGATACTGGAAG ATGCACCTTGCAGGGAAGACCGATGAAGCCAAATCTGATCTGTCAAGACTCGCTAAGATCCGTGCTGAACGTGAGGCGGCGCAGGCAAAGAGGAAGGCCGAAGCCGAAG CTAAAGCACGAGAGGCGGAGGCCAAGAAACAAGCGCAGCTTTCGAAACGTTCGACGTAG